A window from Vulcanimicrobium alpinum encodes these proteins:
- a CDS encoding ABC transporter ATP-binding protein: protein MADAIVARALAKRYGRVDALHGLTLRVARGECLGFLGPNGAGKSTAVKMLLGIVRPTGGDGELLGRPLGDRRARRSVGYLPELFRYPGWQSAREVLALHARLMRLAGAPRAIDAVLDEVGLRERAGDRVETFSKGMQQRLGLAVALLGEPELVVLDEPTSALDPLGRSDVRALIERLRARGTTVFLNSHLLGEVERVCDRVCIVDRGRVIAQGTVDALTGEPRGVRVLLDDGWHDYDVANAEVPELVARLVQGGARIQAVEPRHTSLEERFLALVRPS, encoded by the coding sequence GTGGCCGATGCGATCGTCGCCCGCGCGCTCGCGAAGCGCTACGGTCGCGTCGACGCACTCCACGGTCTGACGCTGCGCGTCGCGCGCGGCGAGTGTCTCGGTTTCCTCGGCCCCAACGGCGCGGGCAAGTCGACCGCGGTGAAGATGCTGCTGGGAATCGTGCGCCCGACCGGCGGCGACGGCGAACTCCTGGGGCGCCCGCTCGGCGACCGCCGCGCGCGCCGCAGCGTCGGCTATCTCCCCGAACTCTTCCGCTATCCCGGCTGGCAGAGCGCGCGTGAAGTCCTCGCCCTGCACGCGCGTCTCATGCGGCTCGCCGGCGCGCCGCGCGCAATCGACGCGGTGCTCGACGAGGTCGGTTTGCGCGAACGCGCCGGCGACCGCGTGGAGACGTTTTCGAAAGGGATGCAGCAGCGGCTCGGCCTGGCGGTTGCGCTGCTCGGCGAACCCGAACTGGTCGTCCTCGACGAGCCGACGTCGGCGCTCGATCCGCTCGGCCGCAGCGACGTGCGCGCTCTGATCGAACGCCTGCGCGCGCGGGGAACGACGGTGTTCTTGAACTCGCACCTGCTCGGCGAGGTGGAACGCGTCTGCGACCGCGTCTGCATCGTCGACCGCGGACGCGTCATCGCGCAGGGCACCGTCGATGCGCTCACCGGCGAACCGCGCGGCGTGCGCGTCCTGCTCGACGACGGCTGGCACGACTACGACGTCGCGAACGCGGAGGTTCCGGAACTCGTCGCGCGGCTCGTGCAGGGCGGCGCGCGCATCCAGGCCGTCGAGCCCCGGCATACCTCGCTCGAGGAACGCTTTCTCGCGCTGGTGCGCCCGTCGTGA
- a CDS encoding ABC transporter permease subunit, with translation MTIVLFAGLTLRELARRKLVAAVALLTAIIVAFTAWGLHKLATTVVDGAPLGTPAVHAATAGIVILLAFLFSFVLALGAALIGAPALAEGVANGEILALLARPIRRADVVLGRWLGTLAALALYVALAGGAELGVARAITGYVPPQPLVALAYLIALSAVVSSAAIALAARLPALAAGIVAALCFGLAWIGGIVEAIGLALANRPLADAGTIVALLFPSDALWRGALYALQPAVFTAAAGTASATTANPFAVTAPPPIALVTWAAGWIVVVTAAALLLFRTRDL, from the coding sequence GTGACGATCGTGCTCTTCGCGGGCTTGACCCTGCGCGAGCTCGCGCGCCGCAAACTCGTCGCCGCCGTCGCGCTGCTCACCGCGATCATCGTCGCGTTCACCGCCTGGGGACTGCACAAGCTCGCGACGACGGTCGTCGACGGCGCACCGCTGGGAACGCCGGCGGTGCACGCCGCGACCGCCGGGATCGTCATCCTGCTCGCGTTTCTGTTCTCGTTCGTGCTCGCGCTCGGCGCGGCGCTGATCGGTGCGCCGGCGCTCGCCGAAGGCGTCGCGAACGGCGAGATCCTCGCGCTGCTGGCGCGGCCGATCCGGCGCGCCGACGTCGTGCTGGGCCGCTGGCTCGGGACGCTCGCGGCGCTCGCTCTCTACGTCGCGCTCGCGGGCGGCGCCGAGCTCGGCGTCGCGCGCGCGATCACCGGCTACGTGCCGCCGCAGCCGCTCGTCGCGCTCGCGTATCTCATCGCGCTGAGCGCGGTGGTGTCGAGCGCGGCGATCGCGCTGGCGGCGCGGCTCCCGGCGCTCGCGGCGGGGATCGTTGCGGCATTGTGCTTCGGTCTCGCGTGGATCGGCGGGATCGTCGAAGCGATCGGGCTCGCGCTCGCGAACCGGCCGCTCGCCGACGCGGGGACGATCGTCGCGCTGCTCTTTCCCTCCGACGCGCTCTGGCGCGGAGCGCTCTACGCGCTGCAGCCCGCAGTCTTCACCGCGGCGGCCGGCACCGCGAGCGCGACGACGGCGAATCCGTTCGCGGTGACCGCCCCGCCGCCGATCGCGCTCGTCACGTGGGCCGCAGGCTGGATCGTCGTCGTGACCGCGGCCGCGCTGCTGCTGTTCCGCACCCGCGACCTGTGA
- a CDS encoding helix-turn-helix domain-containing protein: MTPLELPDAVATLFASPPPDDCPVQRAIDQIADKWKLRILLALSRDGVVRFRELQRRLDGVSQKVLTSALRELERDGLVTRTAYAEIPPRVEYRASERCASLLPILAQLQEWASRG, encoded by the coding sequence ATGACGCCTCTCGAGCTGCCGGACGCCGTCGCAACGCTCTTCGCATCACCGCCGCCGGACGATTGTCCGGTGCAGCGCGCGATCGATCAGATCGCCGACAAGTGGAAACTGCGCATCCTGCTCGCGCTCTCGCGCGACGGCGTCGTCCGCTTCCGCGAACTCCAGCGGCGCCTCGACGGCGTCTCGCAGAAAGTGCTGACCAGCGCACTGCGCGAACTCGAACGCGACGGTCTGGTCACGCGCACCGCGTACGCCGAGATCCCGCCGCGCGTCGAATATCGCGCGAGCGAACGCTGCGCGTCGCTCCTCCCGATCCTCGCGCAACTGCAGGAGTGGGCGTCGCGCGGGTAA
- a CDS encoding YceI family protein, whose protein sequence is MSATSETLQTYAIDAAHSTAEFVVRHLVISKVRGRFGKVAGTIHVPDGSEVPTDVTAEIDATTIDTREEQRDGHLKSADFLHVDQHPTITFKSTNIAGSGSSFTIVGDLTIRGVTKSVELDAQFDGRGKDPWGGSRIAFSAETKINRKDFGLNWNQALETGGVMVSDEVRIELNVQAVLQA, encoded by the coding sequence ATGTCCGCCACCTCCGAAACGCTGCAGACCTACGCCATCGACGCAGCGCACTCCACCGCCGAATTCGTCGTCCGCCATTTGGTCATCAGCAAAGTCCGCGGACGCTTCGGCAAAGTCGCCGGCACGATCCACGTCCCCGACGGCTCCGAGGTTCCGACCGACGTCACCGCCGAGATCGACGCGACGACGATCGACACGCGCGAAGAACAGCGCGACGGTCACCTGAAATCGGCCGACTTCCTGCACGTCGACCAGCATCCGACGATCACGTTCAAAAGCACGAACATCGCCGGCAGCGGATCGTCGTTCACGATCGTCGGCGATCTGACCATCCGCGGCGTCACGAAGTCCGTCGAACTCGACGCGCAGTTCGACGGCCGCGGCAAAGACCCGTGGGGCGGCTCGCGCATCGCGTTCAGCGCCGAGACGAAGATCAACCGCAAAGACTTCGGCCTGAACTGGAACCAGGCGCTCGAGACGGGCGGCGTGATGGTCAGCGACGAGGTCAGGATCGAATTGAACGTCCAGGCCGTCCTGCAGGCGTAG
- a CDS encoding alpha/beta hydrolase: MNVPEPVARWRCGSCENRRGALIVLLHGRGADEDDLFPLADLLPREATVASLRAPHDADGFGYTWYRPRGVAQPEPASLSASLAYVDAFLRERAGDAEEIWLAGFSAGAVMAGALALHEPARFAGAALLHGPLAFDAPAPPAPGRLDVLELFFGYGVFDDVIPAAAIARTRAYLRDESGARLEEHAYRTGHDLPADEQRDLAAWFSARFAASLNPA, from the coding sequence CTGATCGTGCTGCTGCACGGGCGCGGTGCCGACGAAGACGATCTCTTTCCGCTCGCGGATCTGCTGCCGCGCGAAGCGACCGTCGCGTCGCTGCGCGCACCGCACGACGCCGACGGATTCGGTTACACGTGGTACCGTCCGCGCGGCGTCGCGCAGCCCGAGCCCGCGTCGCTTTCGGCGTCGCTCGCCTACGTCGACGCGTTCCTGCGCGAACGCGCCGGCGATGCCGAGGAGATCTGGCTCGCCGGCTTCTCGGCCGGAGCGGTGATGGCCGGCGCGCTCGCGCTTCACGAACCCGCGCGGTTCGCCGGCGCCGCACTGCTGCACGGGCCGCTCGCGTTCGACGCGCCGGCGCCGCCGGCACCCGGCCGTCTCGACGTGCTCGAACTCTTCTTCGGTTACGGCGTCTTCGACGACGTCATCCCGGCCGCGGCGATCGCGCGCACGCGCGCGTACCTCCGCGACGAGAGCGGTGCGCGCCTCGAGGAGCACGCCTACCGCACCGGTCACGACCTTCCCGCGGACGAGCAGCGCGATCTCGCCGCGTGGTTTTCCGCTCGATTCGCCGCTTCGCTCAACCCCGCATAG